The following are encoded together in the Aerosakkonema funiforme FACHB-1375 genome:
- a CDS encoding helix-turn-helix domain-containing protein yields the protein MSLLAAFPPRPIASEEDYIATQKVIDSLIDRPELTPDEQDYLNVLGSLIRDYEDLYEPMPSISGLDLLKALMEDWNLQEKDLIPIFQTESNVSDVLSGKQELTVTDLEKLGEFLNISPAVFLSKGN from the coding sequence ATGTCACTACTCGCAGCTTTTCCGCCACGTCCCATCGCTTCGGAGGAAGACTATATTGCTACCCAAAAAGTAATTGATTCGCTGATCGATCGACCTGAACTAACGCCAGATGAACAAGATTATCTTAATGTCTTAGGCAGTTTAATCCGCGATTACGAAGATCTTTACGAACCTATGCCTAGTATTTCCGGTTTAGATCTACTAAAAGCTCTGATGGAAGATTGGAATCTCCAAGAGAAAGACTTAATTCCTATTTTCCAAACAGAGTCAAATGTTTCCGATGTTTTGAGCGGTAAGCAGGAATTAACTGTAACCGATCTTGAAAAGCTAGGCGAGTTTTTAAATATTTCACCAGCCGTTTTTTTGAGCAAAGGTAATTGA
- a CDS encoding type II toxin-antitoxin system HigB family toxin, whose product MHVITYKRLKEFWEKHPNSQTSLQMWYDRTKQLQWESFADLRQVFPSADLVGKFTVFNISGNNYRLIALVDYKYKKVFIRHVLTHAEYDTDNWKNDPWYS is encoded by the coding sequence ATGCACGTTATTACCTACAAAAGACTCAAAGAATTTTGGGAAAAGCACCCTAATTCCCAAACGAGCCTCCAAATGTGGTACGACCGGACAAAACAGCTTCAGTGGGAAAGCTTTGCAGACCTTCGCCAAGTCTTTCCCTCAGCAGATCTAGTTGGAAAATTCACAGTATTTAACATCAGTGGCAACAACTATCGCCTGATCGCTTTGGTAGATTATAAGTATAAAAAAGTCTTTATTCGCCACGTCCTTACCCATGCAGAATATGACACAGACAACTGGAAAAACGACCCCTGGTACTCGTAG
- a CDS encoding glutathione S-transferase family protein: MAEVEIYSASVCPFAHRTRLTLLEKGVDFKLTEIDLKNKPDWFISISPYGKVPVIKHGDNTVWESAIINEYLDEVFTEPPLLPKDAGERALARIWIDFANTKFVPAFYNLRINEEREKQQESAQTLHSHLLFMEKEGIAKLSGNGPYWFGESLSLVDLSFYPWFERFPILEHYRSFALPSECVRLRQWWEAMSNRESVQAIKNTPDFYIEQYLQYANNTTTGITAQEMRLA; the protein is encoded by the coding sequence ATGGCTGAAGTAGAAATCTACAGCGCAAGCGTTTGTCCATTCGCACATCGGACGCGGTTGACTCTGCTGGAAAAAGGGGTGGACTTCAAACTCACAGAAATTGATTTGAAAAATAAGCCGGATTGGTTTATTTCGATATCGCCTTATGGTAAAGTACCAGTTATCAAACACGGCGATAATACTGTGTGGGAATCTGCCATCATTAATGAATATCTGGATGAAGTTTTTACCGAACCGCCGTTGCTGCCAAAAGATGCGGGGGAAAGGGCTTTGGCTCGTATTTGGATTGATTTCGCTAACACGAAATTTGTTCCTGCTTTCTACAATTTACGGATAAACGAGGAACGAGAAAAGCAACAAGAATCTGCACAAACTTTACACAGTCATTTGCTATTTATGGAAAAAGAGGGGATTGCTAAATTATCCGGTAATGGCCCCTATTGGTTTGGCGAATCGCTGAGTTTGGTGGATTTATCCTTCTACCCTTGGTTTGAACGTTTTCCCATACTGGAACATTACCGTAGTTTTGCGCTGCCTTCGGAATGCGTGCGTCTTCGGCAATGGTGGGAAGCGATGAGTAACCGCGAGTCTGTGCAAGCCATTAAAAATACGCCAGACTTCTACATCGAGCAATATCTGCAATACGCGAACAATACAACCACGGGGATTACTGCCCAGGAAATGCGGCTGGCTTGA